TATATATTTTATTTGGAAATCAAAATCCGTTAACGTTAACAAATATATTTGATTTTATCTGTAATTCAAATAAATCTATAGTATTAATCATAAAAACGGTTTTACTGTAATAACTATTTAAACTCTTATTCCATTTTATATAATAGGTAGCATTTAATTTTTCATTATCATTATGACAAACAAAAAAGCCTTATAAACATATCGTTTATAAGGCTTATACCTCATTTAAAATGAGAGCTTCGGAGTAAGTATAATTCTATTATAGTTAATCTTTTTGAAGTAAATCCAAAATGTTTATCTCAATTTTAATTGTTGAATTTTTTGATAATCATTTCCTCTTAACTCTTCAAAAACACCTAATAATTCTTTAAGTTTATTTGGGTATGATTTTGCTAAATTATTTTGTTGTCCAACGTCTTTCTTTAGATCATACAATTGATAATCTTTAGAGTTTCCAAATTCTATTCCCACTTTTTCACTAAAAGCTGGACCTTTATAAGGAGGAATCATTAACCAATCTCCACTTCTTAAAGCTGTTCTAGAGGTTGCTTCAATAATTAAATTATCTCTACCCTTTGTAGTTTCTCCCATAAAGGTTGATAATAAATTTTGACTATCTAACCCTTCTTCTACTTTTGCTCCTGTTAAATTAGCTAAAGAAGACAATAAATCCATTTGACAAACAACAGCATCAGAAACCATTGGTTTTATTGTTCCTTTCCAGGTAACACTAAAAGGAACTCTTACACCAGCTTCGAACAAACTATACTTTCCTCCTCTTAAATCACCTGCTGGTTTATGATTTCCTAATTTTTCAACTGCATCATCATAATATCCATCATTTAACACAGGTCCATTATCACTAGAAAAAACAATTAATGTGTTTTCTAACATTCCTTCTTGTTCTAAAGTTTTCATAAACTCTCCAATACACCAATCAGCTTCTAAAATAACATCTCCTCTTGGTCCTAAACCAGATTTTCCTGCAAATCTTGGGTGTGGAATTCTTGGCACATGTGGTTGTTGCATTGCATAGTATAGAAAAAATGGTTTTTCTTTATGTGTTTTTACATAGTTTTTCGCTTTGGCTAAAAAGTGATCTGCCATATCAGTGTCAACCCATTTTGCAGCTTCTCCACCTTTCATAAATCCAATTCTAGGAACCCCATTTACAATACTATTATTATGTCCATGGTGCCATTTCATTGTTAACATTTCTGGATGATCTATAGCTGTTGGTTCTCCTTCAAAATTATTTTTATAATCAACAGAAATTGGGTCTTTAGGATCAAGTCCAACAACATTTCCGTTCTCTATATACACTGTAGGAACTCGGTCTTGTGTTGCTGCAAGTATATAAGAAGAATCAAAACCAACCTCATTTGGTCCAGGTTTAATTTGTTCGTTCCAATTAACATAACCAGTACCTAAACCTAAATGCCATTTTCCTATAATAGCAGTATCATAGCCTTTACTTTTTAACATTTTAGGTAATGTTTGTTGTTCTGTACCAATAATTAAAGGTGCTGTTCCTGGTAAAATTTTAGCATCTTTATTTCTCCACGGATACACTCCTGTTAACAATGCATAACGACTTGGAGTACAAGTGGCTGAAGAAGCATAACCGTTTGTAAATTTTACTCCTTGATTGATTAAATTATCAATATTTGGAGTTTCCAATTCTGTGGCTCCATAAGCACTAACATCACCATATCCTAAGTCATCTAAATAGATGACCACTACATTAGGTTTTGTTTTATTTATTACTTTTTTTTCTTCTTTATTGGATTTGCACGAAACCATGCTACCAACAGCCAAAATGGCTAAACTAGACAGAAAGATGTTTCTTAA
Above is a genomic segment from Wenyingzhuangia fucanilytica containing:
- a CDS encoding sulfatase family protein, whose amino-acid sequence is MNLRNIFLSSLAILAVGSMVSCKSNKEEKKVINKTKPNVVVIYLDDLGYGDVSAYGATELETPNIDNLINQGVKFTNGYASSATCTPSRYALLTGVYPWRNKDAKILPGTAPLIIGTEQQTLPKMLKSKGYDTAIIGKWHLGLGTGYVNWNEQIKPGPNEVGFDSSYILAATQDRVPTVYIENGNVVGLDPKDPISVDYKNNFEGEPTAIDHPEMLTMKWHHGHNNSIVNGVPRIGFMKGGEAAKWVDTDMADHFLAKAKNYVKTHKEKPFFLYYAMQQPHVPRIPHPRFAGKSGLGPRGDVILEADWCIGEFMKTLEQEGMLENTLIVFSSDNGPVLNDGYYDDAVEKLGNHKPAGDLRGGKYSLFEAGVRVPFSVTWKGTIKPMVSDAVVCQMDLLSSLANLTGAKVEEGLDSQNLLSTFMGETTKGRDNLIIEATSRTALRSGDWLMIPPYKGPAFSEKVGIEFGNSKDYQLYDLKKDVGQQNNLAKSYPNKLKELLGVFEELRGNDYQKIQQLKLR